Part of the Fodinicola acaciae genome is shown below.
TCGTCCTGCTGGCCGCCGGCATGGCGACCGCCGGAGCGGCCAGCGTCACCCGACACCGCGCTGAGGCGGCCGCCGACTTCGCCGCACTGGCAGGGGCGGCGCAGGTCCTCAGCGGCGCGGCCGCCGCGTGCGCTCGCGCCACCACGGTCGCGACGGCCAACGGGGCGAAGCTGACCGTCTGCCGGCTGGACTACTACGACGTGATCGTCACCGTACGCGTCGCCATGCCTGGCCCCTTCGCGCGCTTTGGCGCCGCCACCGCGACCTCACGCGCCGGCCCGGCCTGACCACCACGAGATCGACGTTTTAGCGCTATCTGCCGTGCAGGTGACCGCCCAAAACGTCACCCTC
Proteins encoded:
- a CDS encoding Rv3654c family TadE-like protein, with the translated sequence MTRSSPPRRGEEGGASVWLLAVGLVLVLLAAGMATAGAASVTRHRAEAAADFAALAGAAQVLSGAAAACARATTVATANGAKLTVCRLDYYDVIVTVRVAMPGPFARFGAATATSRAGPA